The following are from one region of the Halolamina litorea genome:
- a CDS encoding thiamine ABC transporter substrate-binding protein, producing MGRRRFIRTTGAAGLALLAGCSAEQTGSPTSGPERSATDSTGTVTGTPGGRDTLVVATYSSFIDAVSTSPGGWIKENFEAEFDADLVWQTPPNELNQYIQRANAGVDIDADVFVGLNVDGLIRLDENLDGDSLFAEAPSLDGAANVKDGLGFDPQGRAVPFDTGYISLVWNATADGGEFTAPETFDGLLDAEFEGDLLAQNPASSATGRAFLLHSIKAKGTDGYLDYWSQLQDNGVRVLDSWDSAYSAYGTDEAPMVVSYSTDQVYANRAGQDMDRHRIRFLNDQGYANPEGMAQFAGTDSPDLARSFMEFMLRPEVQGQIAVRNVAFPAVTNAEFGEENAEYEQYAQVPPEAVSFTYDELKGDVQGWIEDWSRQIAGN from the coding sequence ATCGGACGGCGGCGGTTCATTCGGACGACCGGGGCGGCCGGGCTGGCGCTGCTCGCCGGCTGTTCGGCCGAACAGACGGGTTCGCCGACGAGCGGGCCCGAGCGCTCGGCCACCGACAGCACGGGGACGGTCACCGGCACGCCCGGCGGCCGCGACACGCTGGTCGTCGCGACGTACAGTTCGTTCATCGACGCGGTGAGCACCAGTCCGGGCGGCTGGATCAAGGAGAACTTCGAGGCGGAGTTCGACGCGGACCTGGTCTGGCAGACGCCGCCCAACGAGTTGAATCAGTACATCCAGCGGGCCAACGCGGGGGTCGATATCGACGCCGACGTGTTCGTCGGGCTGAACGTCGACGGGCTGATCCGTCTCGACGAGAACCTCGACGGCGATTCGCTGTTCGCCGAGGCCCCGAGCCTCGACGGGGCCGCGAACGTCAAGGACGGCCTCGGTTTCGACCCCCAGGGCCGGGCAGTTCCCTTCGACACCGGCTACATCAGTCTGGTCTGGAACGCCACCGCCGACGGCGGGGAGTTCACCGCACCGGAGACGTTCGACGGTCTGCTCGACGCCGAGTTCGAGGGGGACCTCCTCGCCCAGAACCCCGCCTCGTCGGCGACTGGTCGGGCGTTCCTGCTGCACTCGATCAAGGCCAAAGGGACGGACGGCTACCTCGACTACTGGAGCCAGTTGCAGGACAACGGCGTCCGTGTCCTCGACAGTTGGGACTCGGCTTACAGCGCCTACGGCACCGACGAGGCGCCGATGGTCGTCTCCTACTCGACCGATCAGGTGTACGCCAACCGCGCCGGACAGGACATGGATCGCCACCGGATCCGGTTCCTGAACGATCAGGGGTACGCCAACCCCGAGGGGATGGCCCAGTTCGCCGGCACCGACAGCCCCGACCTCGCCCGCTCGTTCATGGAGTTCATGCTGCGGCCGGAGGTACAGGGCCAGATCGCGGTCCGCAACGTCGCCTTCCCCGCGGTGACGAACGCCGAGTTCGGCGAGGAGAACGCCGAGTACGAGCAGTACGCGCAGGTCCCCCCGGAAGCGGTCAGCTTCACCTACGACGAACTCAAAGGCGACGTACAGGGCTGGATCGAGGACTGGAGCCGGCAGATCGCGGGCAACTGA
- a CDS encoding AI-2E family transporter gives MERDSEATRILVVTLVALTVLSAIILAEVIYTVVFAITVAYALFPFRQGLLDRGYSRRVATGVVTGVAAFGILAAVVPTVYVLYRRRSTLLDVARSLPDTIPIEVGEFSYVLETTPLIGAAAATLRDAALSIASAATVLSLKGMLFAIVVYGILARPSSIRAIAVGIVPNSLHDALESYHERTHATLVGIYLVQAATAAATALVAYVVFLLLGYEAALTLAIVAGVLQFIPVVGPSIVIVGLAAVDLVGGNAPRATTVLVVGLVLVGFLPDAVLRPRLASVAGELPTTLYFVGFVGGVLTIGPIGFVLGPLVVGLLVETVELLSTAPGVEPVDPDTAVDSDRDAGIE, from the coding sequence ATGGAACGGGACTCGGAGGCGACGCGGATCCTCGTGGTCACGCTGGTGGCGCTGACGGTCCTTTCGGCGATCATCCTCGCGGAAGTGATCTACACGGTCGTGTTCGCCATCACGGTGGCGTACGCCCTGTTCCCCTTCCGACAGGGGCTGCTCGACCGTGGCTACTCCCGCCGGGTGGCGACCGGCGTGGTCACCGGCGTCGCCGCGTTCGGGATACTCGCGGCGGTGGTTCCGACGGTGTACGTCCTCTACCGCCGCCGTTCGACGCTGCTCGACGTGGCCCGGTCCCTCCCCGACACCATCCCGATCGAGGTCGGGGAGTTCTCGTACGTCCTCGAAACCACCCCCCTGATCGGCGCCGCGGCGGCGACCCTCCGGGACGCCGCGCTCTCGATCGCGAGCGCGGCCACGGTGCTCTCGCTCAAGGGGATGCTCTTCGCCATCGTCGTCTACGGCATCCTCGCGCGCCCGAGTTCGATCCGGGCCATCGCCGTCGGGATCGTCCCGAACAGCCTCCACGATGCCCTGGAGTCCTACCACGAGCGGACCCACGCGACGCTCGTGGGCATCTATCTCGTCCAAGCCGCGACGGCCGCTGCCACCGCCCTCGTCGCCTACGTCGTGTTCCTCCTGCTGGGCTACGAGGCCGCGCTGACGCTGGCCATCGTCGCCGGCGTGCTCCAGTTCATCCCCGTCGTCGGTCCGAGCATCGTCATCGTGGGGTTGGCTGCCGTCGATCTGGTGGGCGGCAACGCCCCGCGAGCGACGACGGTGCTGGTCGTTGGGCTCGTGCTGGTCGGCTTCCTCCCCGACGCGGTGCTACGGCCCCGGTTGGCGTCCGTGGCAGGGGAACTCCCCACGACGCTCTACTTCGTCGGCTTCGTCGGCGGCGTGCTCACGATCGGCCCGATCGGGTTCGTCCTCGGGCCGCTGGTGGTCGGCCTACTGGTCGAGACGGTCGAACTGCTGTCGACGGCCCCCGGCGTCGAACCGGTCGACCCCGACACGGCCGTCGATTCGGACCGCGACGCCGGCATCGAGTAA
- a CDS encoding sulfurtransferase: MDPFVPASWLEQHDGVRVVDVRDRWEYDSIGHLPGAVNVPFESFRSDEGEAGKLPPRGEWEDLLSAAGIDADDEIVAYDDTQGVFAARFAVTALLLGHDPAKVHVLDGDFSSWQREGETTTDAIDERRSSANRTQSDDVDPKPAHYVSDPDAETPLVDFETVNELLPAVEAGDVTLVDTREDWEFEEGHLPGAVQVDWRELVDEESRGLKPEAELRALLEARGIVPGKRAVLYCNTARRVSHTYLALRELGYEDVGLYEGSLTEWEDRGGEIVSE, encoded by the coding sequence ATGGATCCGTTCGTCCCTGCGTCGTGGCTCGAACAGCACGACGGCGTTCGCGTCGTCGACGTCCGCGACCGGTGGGAGTACGACAGCATCGGCCACCTGCCGGGCGCGGTGAACGTCCCCTTCGAGAGCTTTCGCTCGGACGAGGGCGAGGCCGGGAAGCTCCCACCCCGCGGGGAGTGGGAGGACCTGCTCTCGGCGGCCGGGATCGACGCCGACGACGAGATCGTCGCCTACGACGACACACAGGGTGTGTTCGCCGCGCGGTTCGCCGTGACGGCGCTGCTGTTGGGCCACGACCCCGCGAAAGTCCACGTCCTCGACGGCGACTTCAGTTCGTGGCAGCGCGAGGGCGAGACGACCACCGACGCCATCGACGAGCGACGCTCGTCTGCCAATCGGACGCAGTCCGATGACGTCGACCCGAAGCCGGCCCACTACGTGAGCGACCCCGACGCCGAGACGCCGTTGGTCGACTTCGAGACGGTCAACGAGCTATTGCCGGCCGTCGAGGCCGGCGACGTGACGCTGGTGGACACGCGCGAGGACTGGGAGTTCGAGGAGGGGCACCTCCCCGGTGCGGTGCAGGTGGACTGGCGCGAACTGGTCGACGAGGAGTCACGCGGGCTGAAACCCGAGGCCGAACTGCGGGCGTTGCTCGAAGCGCGCGGGATCGTCCCCGGGAAGCGAGCCGTGCTCTACTGCAACACCGCCCGGCGGGTGAGCCACACGTACCTCGCGCTGCGGGAACTGGGCTACGAGGACGTCGGGCTGTACGAGGGGAGCCTGACCGAGTGGGAGGATCGCGGCGGGGAGATCGTTTCAGAGTAG
- a CDS encoding sulfurtransferase: MSSEYATDALVSPEWVEERLDEFQSDDPDYRLVEVSVDTEAYDEGHAPGAIGFSWETQLQDQTTRDILSKGDFESLLGGHGIANDSTVVFYGDNSNWFAAYAYWQFNYYGHDDVRLLDGGRDYWVENDFPLTTEEPDFPEQEYTARGPFEDVRAYREDVENAIERGVPLVDVRSPEEFSGEVLAPPGLNETAQRGGHIPGARNISWAATVNDDGTFKSADELRELYGAEGIDGDESIVTYCRIGERSSIAWFALHELLGYEATVNYDGSWTEWGNLVGAPVETGDAE, encoded by the coding sequence ATGTCTTCCGAATACGCGACAGACGCGCTCGTCTCCCCCGAATGGGTGGAGGAGCGCCTCGACGAGTTCCAGAGCGACGACCCCGACTACCGGCTGGTCGAGGTCAGCGTCGACACCGAGGCCTACGACGAGGGCCACGCCCCCGGCGCCATCGGGTTCAGCTGGGAGACCCAGCTACAGGACCAGACCACCCGCGACATCCTCAGCAAGGGCGACTTCGAGTCGTTGCTGGGCGGGCACGGCATCGCAAACGACTCCACGGTCGTCTTCTACGGCGACAACTCGAACTGGTTCGCGGCGTACGCCTACTGGCAGTTCAACTACTACGGCCACGACGACGTGCGCCTGCTCGACGGCGGCCGTGACTACTGGGTCGAGAACGACTTCCCGCTCACCACCGAGGAACCGGACTTCCCCGAACAGGAGTACACGGCCCGCGGCCCCTTCGAGGACGTTCGAGCCTACCGGGAGGACGTCGAGAACGCGATCGAGCGTGGCGTCCCGCTCGTCGACGTTCGTTCACCCGAGGAGTTCTCCGGCGAGGTGCTCGCGCCGCCGGGACTCAACGAGACCGCCCAGCGCGGCGGCCACATCCCCGGCGCGCGGAACATCTCGTGGGCCGCGACGGTCAACGACGACGGGACGTTCAAGTCCGCCGACGAACTCCGCGAGCTCTACGGCGCCGAAGGGATCGACGGCGACGAGTCCATCGTCACCTACTGCCGGATCGGCGAGCGCTCCTCCATCGCGTGGTTCGCGCTCCACGAACTGCTCGGCTACGAGGCGACGGTGAACTACGACGGCTCGTGGACCGAGTGGGGGAACCTCGTCGGTGCCCCCGTCGAGACGGGCGACGCCGAGTAA
- a CDS encoding transcription antitermination protein, with protein MDADTFLEDIRAAHRTELSRLSSSKAVYALTRGEMDGDAVRRGIARELHALAPVLDGWADDADGDVADLFAEATDFAANAAESFDSGAAAGGDSVTHVTADALGAVEPADRPAAMAAAFLVLEELAGQLVGFFVGDADRKSADEFRAFRGELGEFRDAAADLLADRADDGDWEDAHEVGTGVVEGAYDWYVGTLESMGVEPKNVC; from the coding sequence ATGGACGCCGACACGTTCCTCGAGGACATCCGTGCCGCCCACCGGACCGAACTCTCGCGGCTGAGTTCCTCCAAAGCCGTCTACGCGCTCACCCGCGGGGAGATGGACGGCGACGCCGTCCGGCGCGGGATCGCACGCGAACTCCACGCCCTCGCGCCGGTTCTCGACGGCTGGGCCGACGACGCCGACGGCGACGTGGCCGACCTGTTCGCTGAGGCCACCGACTTCGCGGCAAATGCTGCCGAGAGCTTCGACAGCGGGGCAGCCGCCGGGGGAGACTCGGTCACACACGTCACCGCCGACGCCCTCGGGGCCGTCGAGCCCGCCGACCGGCCGGCGGCGATGGCGGCGGCGTTCCTCGTGCTCGAAGAGCTCGCCGGCCAACTGGTCGGCTTCTTCGTCGGCGACGCCGACCGAAAGAGCGCCGACGAGTTCCGCGCGTTCCGGGGCGAACTCGGTGAGTTCCGCGATGCGGCCGCCGACCTGCTCGCCGACCGGGCCGACGACGGCGACTGGGAGGACGCCCATGAGGTCGGCACCGGCGTCGTCGAGGGTGCCTACGACTGGTACGTCGGGACGTTGGAGTCGATGGGTGTCGAACCGAAAAACGTCTGCTGA
- a CDS encoding DUF7553 family protein, which translates to MTDDRLRTASEELRQASAATEDAEVQRRLYDQSDRIASLAAADEAPDGDTLMQHLHALGDLREATGGDVSERVDAALEAVRAVRDDGEN; encoded by the coding sequence ATGACCGACGACCGGCTCAGGACGGCCAGCGAGGAGCTTAGACAGGCGAGCGCGGCGACCGAGGACGCCGAGGTCCAGCGCCGCCTCTACGACCAGTCCGACCGGATCGCTTCGCTCGCGGCCGCCGACGAGGCGCCCGACGGCGACACCCTGATGCAACACCTCCACGCGCTGGGTGACCTCCGGGAGGCGACGGGCGGCGACGTGAGCGAGCGCGTCGACGCCGCGCTCGAGGCCGTCCGCGCGGTCCGGGACGACGGCGAGAACTGA